ATTGGGGTCGAACTTCTTGCCTTTTGTCTGAATCCTTTCCACTCCGTTCTCCTCGAGTATCCTGTGGAACTCTTTCTGGACCAGCCTTATCCCGTCCATGACAGCGGTCTTGTCCTTTGCCTTTTCCATGGCATCAAGCGCCATGTCGAAATTATCGACGATGGGGAAAAGCTGTGAAACGATGCCTTCATTGGCGAATTTAACGAAGTTCGTCTTCTCCTTCTCCAGTCTTTTGCGCGTATTCTCGTACTCGGCATGGACCTTGAGCCACTTCGCCTCGAAAATATCGCGTTCTTTAGCTTTCTCTAGCAGCTGGTCAAGCTCCCCCCGGGGAACCTCGACCATTTCATCACCCTGTTCTTTTCCGGGCTCTTTTTTGTGCTTCATCTTCCATCCCCTAATCGTCCATTTTCTTCAGTTTTTCGCTGATAAGATAAGACAGACAGCTGACCGTGCGAAGGGCGTGATCGTAATCCATCCGGGTGGGACCGATCACCCCTATACGGCCTATCGTTCTGCCACGCATCGAATAGCCGCATGTTATCACACTGCAGCTTTTCAGCATCCGCGAATCGTTCTCCTCGCCTATATAAACCTTGAGACCCCGATAAGGAAGTTCCCTCCTCATCATGTTCACCAGGTCCCTTTTATCGCTGAATATCTGGAGTATGTTGCGTGTTATATCCGCATCCCTGGATTCCGGACCTTCCATGAAATGATCCAGCCCTTCCCAGTATATCTGCTCTTCTATATTCTCGTCTATTATCGCGTCTATTATGCCGAGCGCGGTCCTGGCCACGTCGAATGTCTCTTTCCTCGAGCTTTCGGGGGCATGGTTTGCAGCTCTACCACGTTTAAGGTCCTCATATATCACCGAGATCGGTTCGGTAACATACCTGGAATTTATGTAATTGGATATTTTTTCGAGTTCCGTTTTTTTCATCTCCCTGTCAAGTTTGACTATATGGTTCTTGACGTCATTGGTCATCGTAACGAGTATGGCCAGAACGCTCTCTGCCTTCACCTTGACAAGTTCGAAATGCTTGAGGTAATAATCTTCGATGCTGGGCCATATAGCCACCCCGGCGTTATGCAGTTCCCGGCTTATAAGATAGCTGGTCCTGCGGATAACTTCCTTGATGGTGGTTATCCTACGGTCATATTCTGCGGCCAGGCGCTCGGCCTCTTTCCTCTGCTGAGAGATATTGTCCCTGACGATATCCACATATCTTCTGTATCCCAGCTGCGTGGGTATCCTGCCGGCGGAAGTATGCGGCTGCTCGATATACCCTTCTTCCTCAAGTTCGGCCATGATGTTGCGTATGGTCGCACTGGAAAGACCTCCCCCCATTCTGCGGGAGACCGTCATTGAACTGACCGGAGCGGCCTTGGATACATATTCATGGACTATATGCCCCAAGACAAGGGTCTTTCTGCCCTCTTTGTCTTTATAAATATTATTTGCCATGATATTTAAATTAATAACCGCTTAATTTTTCGTTTTAGCAGTCTTTAACTTCGAGTGCTAAATTATATCAAATCCAGCAGGTTTGTCAAGAGGGGTTAAAGAGGAATCTCACCTTTTTTGCTTGAGGCGCTTGAAAATCGCGTATTTGACGCTTCTGGGAACCCGGGCCGTGATGAATAGACCTTTATTCGTATATTTTTCGCTTCGTATAGTTCCGTTCTCGCGTATGGCCTTGACAAGATCAAAGTACTTGTGGGGTACGAGCAGTTCTATATCCTCCATGTCCTTCTGAGTGAGCTGGACTATCCTGTCCGTGACCTCGTCAACGCCCTGCCCCGTAAGGGCAGATATGACGAGCGGATCATCGAACTTGCGGCTTATCCTGGTCTTTTCCAGATCGCTAGGGAGCTTATCGGCCTTGTTGAGTATGGTCACCACGGGCTTATCCTTAACCCCCAGATCTTCAAGAACCTCGAACACCGCGCTTTTTTTGAGGTCTATCTTCTCGTCGCTTATATCCATCACATGGAAAAGTATATCGGCGCCCACAACTTCCTCGAGGGTCGCTTTGAAGCTCTCTATAAGGTGATGCGGAAGGTCATGAAGAAACCCCACCGTATCGGAAATAAGAACGGTCTGTTTGTTCGGAAGGACCATTTTCCTGATCGTAGGGTCAAGCGTGCTGAAAAGCTGGTCCCTGGCCCTGACCCGCGATGAAGTAAGAGCGTTGAACAGCGTGGACTTACCCGAATTTGTGTAACCCACTAGCGCGGCCGTCAGCATGGAATACTTCTCTCTCTGCGTTCTTCTCAGCTCGCGTTGCCGGGTGATATCATCTAGCGTTCTTTTCAGCTTGCCTATGCGTTCACGGACCCGTCTCCTGTCGACCTCAAGCTGCTGCTCTCCGGGCCCGCGCATACCTATGCCCCCGGATGTACCCCTCTGCCTTGAAAGGTGCAGCCACATGCGGGAGAGCCTGGGCAGGAGGTAGCTGAGCTGGGCAAGTTCCACCTGCACCTTTCCCTCTTTAGAAGTCGCCCTGTGCGCGAAAATATCCAGTATCAGCTGGGTCCTGTCTATGATCTTGACCTTGAGGACTTCCTCAAGGTTCTTCTGCTGCGAAGGCGAAAGGTCATTACTGAAAATAACCACATCCGCGCCTTCCTCCTCCACCATCATGGCCAACTCTTCGGCCTTACCCTTGCCTATCAGCAGATTCGACGTAAGGACCTTCCTGCGACAGACCTCGCTGGCAACTATATCAACTCCGCAGGAGGAAGTAAGATTCTCAAGTTCTTTTACCCTGTCCTCGAGCGACCATGCCTCCCTGCCGATCCTCTCAACGGTCACCACTACCGCCTTTTCTTTTTTACGGGCTGTCGAAAGTGTCTTTACCGTCATCTTTGATCCATTCTTTGCTTTATGTCCCCAACTATTTCCTCTACGGGCCTCTGTGCGTCTATCCAATTTATCCTTCGGTCCTTCCTGAACCAGGTGAGCTGCCTTTTCGCGTAGCGCCTGGTGTTCTTCTTGAGCTCTTCCCCGGCTTTTTCGAGACTCAACCCGCCTTCCAGGAAAGCGCCCAGCTCCTTGATCCCCAGGGCTTTCTCTGCCGTCAGGCTGAGCTGCCTTTTTTTAAGCTCCCTGACCTCCTCGGCGAGCCCCTCCCGGAACATTCTCTCGACCCTGACGTTGATCCTCCCGTAAATGACCTTGCGGGGAAGTTCAAGACCGAACAAGAGGCAATCATGTTCAGAGGCTATCCCCTCCGAGGAACTTTTCTTTTCGTTCATGGTGCTGCCGGTAAGCTCGTAGACCTCGATAGCGCGTATCACCCGGCGAAGGTCATTGGGGTGGAGTTTCCCGGCCGTTACCGGGTCTATTCTCTCGAGCTCCCTATAGAGGTATTCGTTGCCCTTATCGCGTGCTATCATGCGCAAACGCCTTCTCAGAACTTCGTCTTTGGGCGGGGACGGGAAAATACCGTCAAGGAGCGCCTTGATATAAAGTCCGGTGCCCCCGGCAATAACGGGAAGACGTCCCCGTGACATTATGTCCCGGATCGCCTCGCGCGCTTTTTCGCAGAACCGTGCGCAATTAAAATCCTCTTCCGGGGGGAGTATCCTCACAAGATGGTGCGGCACGCGCGAGGTCAGTTCCTTGCCGGGCGCCTGACTTATTATGTCCATACCGCGGTAGACCTGCATGGAATCGCTCGATATTATTTCGCCAGATTTTTTTTCGGCCAGAGCCGTGGCTACTTCGCTTTTACCGGAAGAAGTGGCTCCTACGATGAATATGACCTTATCCATTTACTTTCTGCCAGTGCACCTTTCAGATATGAGAGTTCACCGAATCGAGCTAGACTGAAAAGGCTGCCGATAAAACCGGCATCCCCTTTTTCGGACATGCGGCAGTTGCCTCCAGCCCTGAATAGACTAACGCTAATTCTCCGCCGATCAGGTATAGATCTGTCATTATAAAGATCACAAGCCCCGCTCCTTGCCAATCCGCTTTACTGTTGTATCCTCCGCTTCTCGGTCTGCACGACCTTGCCTTTAAGTGTTGTGGGACTGGTGGACTTGACCTTAACCCACACCAATTGTCCGTTCAGGTCTTCTTCCCAAGGAAAAACACACGGAGTGTTATCTCGTGTGCGCCCCATGAACTCTTTATCAGACATGCGGCTCTTGCCCACAACGAGCACTTCCTGCTCAGTCCCTATCATTTCCTTGTTCTTGGCGTGCGAGATCTTTTTCTGCAGATCCAGAAGCTCTTTATTCCTGGCCCTTTTGGTCTCGTCGTCAACATCGTCCACCAGACAGGAAGAAACGGCCGGCGGCCTTAGCGAATACTTGAAAATAAAGGCCGAATTATATCCTATCTCTTCCATAGCACGATACGTTGCCTTGAAATCGCTTTCCTTTTCGGACGGAAAGCCAACTATCATGTCCGTGCTCA
The nucleotide sequence above comes from Candidatus Omnitrophota bacterium. Encoded proteins:
- the grpE gene encoding nucleotide exchange factor GrpE: MKHKKEPGKEQGDEMVEVPRGELDQLLEKAKERDIFEAKWLKVHAEYENTRKRLEKEKTNFVKFANEGIVSQLFPIVDNFDMALDAMEKAKDKTAVMDGIRLVQKEFHRILEENGVERIQTKGKKFDPNVHEAVATAETDDYPEDEIIDEVRAGYLLNGRLLRPAQVIVVKNTG
- the hrcA gene encoding heat-inducible transcription repressor HrcA, with protein sequence MANNIYKDKEGRKTLVLGHIVHEYVSKAAPVSSMTVSRRMGGGLSSATIRNIMAELEEEGYIEQPHTSAGRIPTQLGYRRYVDIVRDNISQQRKEAERLAAEYDRRITTIKEVIRRTSYLISRELHNAGVAIWPSIEDYYLKHFELVKVKAESVLAILVTMTNDVKNHIVKLDREMKKTELEKISNYINSRYVTEPISVIYEDLKRGRAANHAPESSRKETFDVARTALGIIDAIIDENIEEQIYWEGLDHFMEGPESRDADITRNILQIFSDKRDLVNMMRRELPYRGLKVYIGEENDSRMLKSCSVITCGYSMRGRTIGRIGVIGPTRMDYDHALRTVSCLSYLISEKLKKMDD
- the hflX gene encoding GTPase HflX, encoding MTVKTLSTARKKEKAVVVTVERIGREAWSLEDRVKELENLTSSCGVDIVASEVCRRKVLTSNLLIGKGKAEELAMMVEEEGADVVIFSNDLSPSQQKNLEEVLKVKIIDRTQLILDIFAHRATSKEGKVQVELAQLSYLLPRLSRMWLHLSRQRGTSGGIGMRGPGEQQLEVDRRRVRERIGKLKRTLDDITRQRELRRTQREKYSMLTAALVGYTNSGKSTLFNALTSSRVRARDQLFSTLDPTIRKMVLPNKQTVLISDTVGFLHDLPHHLIESFKATLEEVVGADILFHVMDISDEKIDLKKSAVFEVLEDLGVKDKPVVTILNKADKLPSDLEKTRISRKFDDPLVISALTGQGVDEVTDRIVQLTQKDMEDIELLVPHKYFDLVKAIRENGTIRSEKYTNKGLFITARVPRSVKYAIFKRLKQKR
- the miaA gene encoding tRNA (adenosine(37)-N6)-dimethylallyltransferase MiaA; this encodes MDKVIFIVGATSSGKSEVATALAEKKSGEIISSDSMQVYRGMDIISQAPGKELTSRVPHHLVRILPPEEDFNCARFCEKAREAIRDIMSRGRLPVIAGGTGLYIKALLDGIFPSPPKDEVLRRRLRMIARDKGNEYLYRELERIDPVTAGKLHPNDLRRVIRAIEVYELTGSTMNEKKSSSEGIASEHDCLLFGLELPRKVIYGRINVRVERMFREGLAEEVRELKKRQLSLTAEKALGIKELGAFLEGGLSLEKAGEELKKNTRRYAKRQLTWFRKDRRINWIDAQRPVEEIVGDIKQRMDQR